Proteins from a single region of Pseudomonas sp. BSw22131:
- a CDS encoding LysR substrate-binding domain-containing protein: MSRSLAPLYALRAFEAAARHASFTRAAEELSITQSAVSRHIRTLEDHFACRLFQRNGRNLQLTEAARTLLPGIREGFSALERACSTLFAEEGILRMKAPSTLTMRWLLARLSRFRHLQPGNEVQLTSAWMDIDNVDFTQEPFDCAVLLSRGHFPPDWEATYLFPELIIPVGAPTLLEDRPWDVERLASAELLHPTPDRRDWRSWLERMGLSDQVSLKGGQVFDTLELGMIAAARGYGVSMGDLLMVAEDVAQGRLSLPWRTAVVSGENYYLVWPKTRPGGERLARLSDFLQSEVQAMVLPEVTILK; the protein is encoded by the coding sequence ATGTCTCGAAGCCTTGCACCGCTCTACGCGTTGCGCGCATTTGAAGCGGCCGCCCGGCATGCCTCATTCACGCGTGCCGCCGAAGAACTGTCGATCACGCAGAGCGCGGTCAGCCGTCATATCCGCACGCTAGAGGATCACTTTGCCTGCCGCTTGTTTCAGCGCAACGGTCGCAATCTGCAACTGACCGAAGCGGCACGTACCTTGTTGCCGGGGATACGCGAAGGGTTTTCTGCGCTGGAGCGGGCTTGCAGCACGTTGTTCGCCGAAGAGGGCATTTTGCGCATGAAAGCGCCTTCCACCCTGACCATGCGCTGGTTGCTCGCACGACTCAGCCGCTTTCGTCACCTGCAGCCGGGCAACGAGGTGCAACTCACCAGTGCCTGGATGGACATCGACAACGTCGACTTCACCCAAGAGCCTTTTGATTGCGCAGTGTTGCTGAGTCGAGGGCATTTTCCGCCGGACTGGGAAGCGACGTACCTGTTTCCCGAGCTGATTATTCCGGTGGGCGCGCCAACGCTGCTTGAGGATCGGCCTTGGGATGTCGAACGTCTGGCGAGCGCCGAGCTGTTGCACCCGACCCCGGATCGGCGTGACTGGCGCAGTTGGCTGGAACGCATGGGGTTATCTGATCAGGTCTCGCTCAAGGGCGGTCAGGTGTTCGACACGCTTGAGCTGGGCATGATTGCGGCCGCGCGCGGGTATGGCGTGTCGATGGGTGATTTGTTGATGGTGGCCGAAGACGTCGCCCAGGGACGCTTGAGTTTGCCGTGGCGTACAGCCGTGGTCAGCGGCGAAAACTATTATCTGGTTTGGCCGAAAACGCGACCAGGTGGCGAACGGCTGGCCAGGCTGAGTGACTTTTTACAAAGCGAAGTCCAGGCGATGGTACTGCCGGAAGTGACGATCCTGAAATGA
- a CDS encoding methyl-accepting chemotaxis protein — MPQPRTRIASQLGVALAVILAVVISGSTLFALRSLDTANLTIREEHMGSEARLLADQLNTFHSTLRESTQRLSGLFEKRFGSGLSLQADQQIAVASLQTPALLLNGTPLNNDFTEVDDFRKMTAGVATVFVRSGDDFVRISTSLTKQDGSRAMGTLLDHKHPAYERLLAGQGYVGRALLFDRSYMTQYTPVRDQGGKVIAVLFVGFDYTDAQKAQFDNLKSFRIGSTGSLALLDEQNQWLVPPAGVSDLDEARKTLADFVKTPGKGRLWRDSGNEIYTVAAPFPGGPWSILASMPQAEISAVTWSVGTQLAIGSLLSMLIAVGAAIWLLRSKLKPLSDLVNQAEALGAGDLSVRSHVTSHDEIGQLATSFNKMGEALSTMVSHIRIAAQEVSGRAHALSGLSGGAYEGMEQQSGEITSMAGAVEEFSATALNIADNMSHTERLAQGNTQQTRIGRASMQEASASLEQIAGSLSSTATVIDTLGQRSQEIGGIVSVITSIAEQTNLLALNAAIEAARAGEQGRGFAVVADEVRNLASRTRQATDEISGMITSIQQETGNAISTMDQGKALMQEGLTRNAKVAAALAQIDEQSRSAGDQFAAITTATQEQSNTATLLSSNLQSIALANSEQREVVSNLAITAQELNGLAADLRREVDRFR, encoded by the coding sequence ATGCCCCAACCTCGCACGCGTATTGCTTCTCAATTGGGGGTCGCTCTGGCGGTGATTCTTGCGGTCGTGATCAGCGGTAGTACGCTTTTTGCCTTGCGCTCGCTGGACACCGCCAATCTGACAATCCGCGAGGAGCACATGGGCAGCGAGGCAAGGTTGCTTGCTGATCAGCTCAACACGTTCCACAGCACCCTGCGTGAAAGCACCCAGCGCTTGAGCGGGTTATTCGAGAAGCGCTTCGGCAGTGGGCTGTCCTTGCAGGCCGATCAGCAGATCGCAGTCGCGTCGTTGCAGACACCTGCGTTGCTGCTGAACGGCACGCCTCTGAACAACGACTTCACCGAAGTCGATGACTTTCGCAAAATGACCGCAGGCGTCGCCACTGTCTTTGTGCGCAGCGGCGATGATTTCGTGCGTATCAGCACGTCGCTGACCAAGCAGGACGGCTCGCGGGCCATGGGTACGTTGCTTGATCACAAGCATCCGGCGTATGAGCGATTGCTGGCAGGGCAAGGATACGTAGGGCGCGCTTTGCTGTTCGACCGCTCCTACATGACTCAGTATACCCCAGTGCGTGACCAAGGCGGTAAGGTGATTGCCGTGCTGTTTGTAGGGTTTGATTACACCGATGCGCAGAAAGCGCAGTTCGATAACCTGAAAAGCTTTCGCATTGGCTCCACAGGGTCACTCGCCCTGCTGGATGAGCAGAACCAATGGCTGGTGCCGCCCGCAGGTGTGAGCGATCTGGATGAGGCGAGAAAAACCCTCGCTGACTTCGTTAAAACGCCCGGAAAAGGCCGGCTATGGCGGGACAGCGGTAATGAAATCTACACCGTCGCCGCCCCCTTCCCTGGAGGTCCGTGGTCGATTCTGGCGAGCATGCCGCAGGCGGAAATCAGCGCAGTGACCTGGAGCGTCGGAACCCAGTTGGCCATCGGCAGTTTGCTGTCGATGCTGATTGCCGTGGGTGCTGCGATCTGGCTGTTGCGCAGCAAACTCAAGCCATTGTCCGATTTGGTCAATCAGGCTGAAGCGCTGGGTGCGGGCGATCTGAGCGTGCGTTCACATGTAACCAGCCACGATGAGATCGGACAACTGGCGACTAGCTTCAACAAGATGGGCGAAGCGCTGTCGACGATGGTGTCGCACATTCGCATCGCTGCGCAGGAAGTCAGCGGGCGGGCGCATGCCTTGTCCGGCCTGTCTGGCGGCGCCTATGAAGGCATGGAGCAGCAGTCGGGGGAAATCACCAGCATGGCCGGCGCCGTCGAGGAGTTCAGTGCTACGGCGCTGAACATCGCCGACAACATGAGTCATACCGAACGCCTTGCGCAGGGTAATACCCAGCAAACCCGCATTGGTCGTGCTTCGATGCAGGAGGCGTCGGCGTCACTTGAGCAAATTGCCGGCTCGCTGAGCAGTACCGCAACGGTGATCGACACCTTGGGGCAGCGCTCGCAGGAGATCGGCGGTATCGTCAGCGTCATTACCTCGATTGCCGAGCAAACCAACCTGCTGGCGCTCAATGCCGCCATCGAGGCGGCACGTGCCGGCGAGCAGGGGCGCGGGTTCGCCGTTGTGGCCGACGAGGTGCGTAATCTGGCGTCTCGTACGCGTCAGGCTACTGACGAGATTTCCGGCATGATCACCAGCATCCAGCAGGAAACCGGCAACGCCATCAGCACCATGGATCAAGGTAAGGCGCTGATGCAGGAAGGTCTCACACGCAATGCCAAGGTTGCTGCGGCGCTGGCTCAGATCGATGAGCAAAGCCGGTCGGCGGGCGATCAGTTCGCGGCCATCACCACGGCCACCCAAGAACAAAGCAACACCGCCACCTTGCTCAGCAGCAACCTGCAAAGCATCGCCTTGGCCAACAGCGAGCAGCGTGAAGTGGTGTCTAACCTGGCTATAACCGCGCAAGAGCTGAATGGCCTGGCTGCGGATTTGCGTCGCGAGGTAGATCGGTTTCGGTGA
- a CDS encoding YifB family Mg chelatase-like AAA ATPase: MSLAIVHSRAQVGVEAPAVTVECHLANGLPTLTLVGLPEGAVKESKDRVRSAILNCGLEFPARRITLNLAPADLPKDGGRFDLAIALGLLAASAQVPALALQQVECLGELALSGAIRPVQGVLPAALAAREAGHTLIVPAVNAEEACLASGLRVIAVNHLLELVAHLNGRTPIAPYQSKGLILQTRPYPDLSEVQGQTAAKRALLVAAAGAHNLLLSGPPGTGKTLLASRLPGLLPPLDEYEALEVAAIQSVASHTPLTSWPQRPFRQPHHSASGPALVGGGSRPQPGEITLAHHGVLFLDELPEFDRRVLEVLREPLESGHIVISRARDRVRFPARFQLVAAMNPCPCGYLGEPTGRCRCSTDQIQRYRNKLSGPLLDRIDLHLTVARETTSLTPTPQKGDDSASASILVAEARQRQQKRQGCANAFLDLPALRQHCALSAEDEAWLETACERLTLSLRAAHRLLKVARTLADLERVDSIARCHIAEALQYRPSSN, from the coding sequence ATGTCACTCGCCATTGTTCACAGCCGTGCCCAGGTCGGCGTCGAAGCCCCAGCCGTTACCGTTGAATGCCATCTTGCGAACGGTCTGCCGACGCTGACGCTGGTCGGTCTGCCTGAAGGCGCAGTCAAGGAAAGCAAAGACCGTGTTCGCAGCGCCATTCTCAACTGCGGGCTGGAATTTCCGGCACGGCGCATCACGCTCAATCTTGCCCCCGCCGACCTGCCCAAGGACGGCGGCCGATTTGATCTGGCCATTGCTCTCGGTTTGCTGGCCGCCAGCGCTCAGGTGCCAGCGCTGGCGTTGCAGCAGGTCGAGTGCCTGGGCGAGCTTGCACTGTCCGGGGCGATCCGGCCGGTCCAGGGCGTGCTCCCCGCCGCGCTGGCCGCCCGCGAAGCAGGACATACGCTGATCGTCCCCGCCGTGAACGCCGAAGAAGCCTGTCTGGCCTCGGGTTTACGCGTGATTGCCGTCAACCATTTGCTTGAGCTTGTCGCTCACCTGAACGGCCGCACGCCCATTGCGCCCTACCAGTCCAAAGGGCTGATCCTGCAAACGCGCCCCTATCCCGATCTCAGCGAAGTGCAAGGCCAGACTGCCGCCAAACGCGCACTGCTGGTGGCTGCCGCGGGGGCGCATAACCTGCTGCTCAGTGGGCCGCCCGGCACCGGCAAAACGTTGCTGGCCAGTCGTCTGCCAGGCCTGTTACCGCCACTAGATGAATACGAAGCCCTAGAAGTCGCGGCCATTCAGTCGGTCGCCAGCCACACGCCGCTGACCAGTTGGCCACAGCGACCGTTTCGTCAACCGCATCACTCGGCATCGGGTCCGGCCCTGGTCGGTGGGGGCAGCCGCCCGCAGCCGGGGGAAATTACCCTGGCGCATCACGGCGTGCTGTTTCTGGATGAGTTGCCCGAGTTCGACAGGCGTGTGCTGGAGGTGCTGCGCGAGCCGCTGGAGTCAGGTCATATTGTGATTTCACGAGCGCGGGACCGCGTACGATTCCCGGCGCGCTTCCAGTTAGTTGCGGCGATGAACCCTTGCCCATGCGGCTATCTGGGTGAACCGACAGGGCGCTGCCGTTGTTCGACCGATCAGATCCAGCGCTACCGAAACAAACTGTCCGGCCCGTTGCTGGACAGGATCGACTTGCACCTGACCGTCGCTCGTGAAACCACTTCACTGACACCCACGCCCCAAAAAGGGGACGACAGTGCCAGCGCATCGATCCTCGTCGCTGAGGCTCGTCAGCGCCAGCAAAAACGCCAGGGCTGCGCCAATGCATTTCTCGACCTGCCCGCCCTGCGCCAACATTGCGCACTGAGTGCTGAAGACGAAGCCTGGCTCGAAACCGCCTGCGAGCGACTCACATTGTCGTTACGCGCCGCTCACCGCTTGCTCAAAGTCGCCCGAACCCTGGCCGACCTTGAACGCGTGGACTCCATCGCGCGCTGCCACATCGCCGAGGCGTTGCAGTATCGGCCGTCGAGTAACTAA
- a CDS encoding P-loop NTPase family protein, with protein sequence MEIHKPDEREIYNAICREFWAPHNPGASLPKRRDKAFHLLLKTRTTADRQLRDPVQPWDVAQRRVSGMKSAMLV encoded by the coding sequence GTGGAAATTCACAAGCCTGACGAGCGAGAAATTTACAACGCCATCTGTCGGGAGTTCTGGGCACCTCATAATCCGGGAGCCTCCCTCCCTAAGCGTAGGGATAAAGCTTTCCATCTGCTACTGAAAACGCGGACAACGGCTGATCGTCAGTTACGAGATCCAGTTCAGCCGTGGGACGTGGCCCAACGTCGCGTATCGGGAATGAAGTCCGCGATGTTGGTATAG
- a CDS encoding ABC-2 family transporter protein has translation MKDRVPVFVSLLNTALLGLSVYVVIEIFFGNVETIGGWNKQQSIVLYGAFILIRSFVQMVVLPNCEAASKLIISKSIDTYLSKPVDVQTILAFGQLRLWHIFGVLLGLGLMLGGSHAQGQLTLQTLGAFLVFLVLACALVYSVWLSIASLAFWTKKTGNISHLLFMFLTTGRFPSGAYPEWIQVVIMTVVPVFFIMEVPAQSAMGMTTGRSLGGAVLATLAFLLLSRLLWHWGIKKYLQEGA, from the coding sequence ATGAAAGATCGCGTTCCGGTCTTTGTCAGTCTGTTGAATACAGCTTTACTGGGATTGTCCGTTTATGTTGTTATCGAGATTTTCTTTGGAAATGTCGAGACAATTGGTGGTTGGAATAAACAGCAATCGATTGTGTTGTACGGTGCTTTTATCCTTATTCGTTCCTTTGTACAAATGGTGGTATTGCCCAACTGCGAGGCCGCCTCGAAGTTGATTATCAGCAAGTCCATTGATACTTACTTGTCCAAACCGGTTGATGTTCAAACCATTCTGGCCTTTGGGCAGTTGCGCCTGTGGCATATTTTCGGGGTCCTGCTGGGGCTGGGTCTGATGCTGGGTGGCAGTCATGCGCAGGGGCAACTGACGTTGCAGACGCTCGGCGCTTTCCTGGTCTTCTTGGTTCTCGCGTGTGCGCTGGTTTATTCGGTCTGGCTTAGCATTGCCAGCCTTGCGTTCTGGACCAAGAAAACCGGCAACATTTCCCACCTGTTGTTCATGTTTCTGACAACCGGACGGTTCCCCTCTGGCGCGTACCCGGAGTGGATCCAGGTCGTAATCATGACCGTAGTCCCTGTCTTTTTCATCATGGAGGTGCCCGCGCAATCAGCGATGGGGATGACGACGGGGCGGTCTTTAGGGGGCGCTGTCCTGGCGACTCTGGCCTTCTTGCTGTTGTCTCGATTGCTCTGGCATTGGGGGATCAAGAAATACCTCCAAGAAGGCGCCTGA
- a CDS encoding ABC transporter permease, producing MSRFAMKVAGVAHTAIRRKLAHRAELFVLVFASLVPLFMMVIWMGIAKDTALEGFTPARFAAYFALVFLVGEIVSSTAAEEVESDIHSGDIGSFLLKPFNIALYYLLGEMASAMIRVIPIFFLVAGVFLFSESGKYLHLSYLMPALLGVILGFAINYLLYFIGGLAAFWSDQASAFDLVLTYMLTLFGGVLAPLTLYPGWMQSVLEWSPFPYIISFPIRIIMGELTNEQLVNGLLFQVVLVTALSLLAHFIWAKGVKRYSVFG from the coding sequence GTGAGCCGGTTTGCCATGAAAGTTGCAGGCGTTGCGCACACAGCCATTCGTCGCAAGCTTGCGCATCGCGCAGAGTTGTTTGTATTGGTATTCGCCTCTTTGGTGCCGTTGTTCATGATGGTCATCTGGATGGGTATTGCAAAGGACACCGCACTGGAAGGTTTTACCCCGGCCAGGTTTGCCGCTTACTTTGCGTTGGTATTTCTGGTTGGCGAAATCGTCTCCAGCACAGCTGCTGAAGAAGTAGAGAGCGACATTCATTCGGGGGATATTGGCAGTTTCCTGTTGAAGCCGTTCAATATTGCTCTCTATTACCTTTTGGGTGAAATGGCTTCGGCGATGATCAGAGTCATACCGATATTTTTCCTGGTGGCTGGCGTATTCCTATTTTCCGAATCGGGTAAGTATTTGCACCTGAGCTATCTGATGCCTGCACTGCTCGGAGTCATACTGGGTTTTGCCATCAACTATTTACTTTATTTCATCGGCGGCCTTGCGGCGTTCTGGTCCGATCAGGCAAGTGCCTTTGATCTGGTGTTGACTTACATGCTTACATTGTTTGGTGGGGTCCTCGCACCGTTGACGCTTTATCCGGGGTGGATGCAGTCGGTACTTGAGTGGTCACCATTTCCTTATATTATTAGCTTTCCAATCAGAATCATCATGGGGGAGCTGACAAACGAACAGTTGGTGAACGGATTGTTGTTTCAGGTTGTGCTTGTTACTGCACTTTCGTTGTTGGCTCACTTTATCTGGGCCAAAGGTGTCAAACGTTATTCGGTGTTCGGATAA
- a CDS encoding ABC transporter ATP-binding protein: MDCINVKNLSKTYRIKEPSEGPLGWLTSLVSPQSSEKTAVDDISFTVKQGEVVGFLGPNGAGKTTTLKMLSGLLYPTSGQISVLGYKPQMRSKEFLKSISLIMGQRQQLIWDLPAMETFRLNQKIFEIPDEQFKQTYGYLDELLKVSKLAKAPVRTLSLGEKMKCELVASLLHDPKVLFLDEPTIGLDVGVQKIVRSFIRDYSRERNVSVLLTSHYMQDIEALCERVVVVSDGKISFDDTLESLRKRMSDHRIITVELSESVMASALGRYGLVRSADGFVHELLVPAVEVVGVCSQVLAEQPVIDISIGDPPIEEALLKLFMASQADAGQKVKGAPGECVA, from the coding sequence ATGGATTGTATAAATGTAAAAAATCTGTCTAAAACCTATCGAATAAAAGAACCTTCGGAAGGGCCGCTCGGTTGGCTGACAAGTTTGGTATCTCCCCAGAGTTCGGAAAAGACGGCTGTTGACGATATTTCATTTACTGTCAAGCAGGGTGAGGTCGTAGGCTTTCTCGGTCCTAATGGCGCAGGTAAAACCACTACATTAAAAATGCTGTCTGGGCTGCTCTATCCGACGTCCGGGCAAATATCGGTTCTCGGCTATAAACCGCAAATGCGCAGCAAGGAATTTCTCAAGTCCATCTCGCTGATCATGGGGCAACGTCAACAGTTGATCTGGGACTTGCCGGCCATGGAAACTTTCCGGCTGAATCAGAAAATATTCGAAATCCCCGATGAACAGTTCAAACAGACCTATGGCTATCTGGATGAATTGCTTAAGGTATCAAAGTTGGCCAAGGCGCCGGTGCGAACCCTGTCGCTTGGCGAGAAAATGAAGTGTGAGCTGGTCGCATCGTTACTTCATGACCCCAAGGTTCTTTTTCTCGACGAGCCGACTATCGGACTCGATGTCGGGGTGCAAAAGATAGTTCGTTCATTTATTCGGGACTATAGCCGCGAGCGCAATGTTAGCGTTCTGCTGACGTCGCATTACATGCAGGATATTGAAGCCCTGTGTGAGCGAGTCGTTGTCGTTTCCGATGGCAAGATCTCCTTCGATGACACCCTGGAGTCGCTGCGTAAACGCATGTCGGATCACCGGATCATCACGGTGGAATTGTCTGAAAGCGTCATGGCTTCGGCACTTGGCCGGTACGGTCTGGTGCGCTCCGCAGACGGCTTTGTGCATGAGTTGCTGGTGCCGGCTGTCGAGGTGGTGGGTGTCTGTTCGCAGGTTCTCGCCGAGCAGCCGGTCATCGACATTTCCATTGGTGATCCACCGATCGAAGAGGCTCTGCTGAAGCTGTTCATGGCCTCTCAGGCCGACGCCGGGCAAAAGGTCAAGGGTGCGCCCGGGGAGTGTGTCGCGTGA
- a CDS encoding DMT family transporter: MNALERYSPLLFLLMWSSGAIFVKLGLEDASVSVFLTVRSIGATAALFMVFLFITRGTGARSLLLPKPLLIRAILIGILLQVGYQSAYFLALNYKITPGVLAIILGLQPILTPMFANEKIGRLGYFYLSLGLVGLITAILGAREIGAVTGLGLLFGLISVVAISIGSVMQKRSVINPIASAFYQTLTASFVFLAALPFTTLKLNLTPEFIFSASWMIVVVSTLAVLLLFRMLAKDSASKVGVLFYMVPVVTILLDYLTFGNTVSWITFAGALLIIIAVKGFGKVHFTNAPSLSIQTKKTSS; this comes from the coding sequence ATGAATGCGTTGGAAAGATATTCCCCCTTACTATTTCTTCTGATGTGGAGTAGTGGAGCTATATTTGTAAAACTAGGTCTCGAAGATGCCTCGGTTTCGGTTTTTTTGACCGTTCGCTCTATTGGAGCTACGGCAGCACTTTTCATGGTTTTTTTATTTATCACGAGAGGAACAGGAGCCCGATCACTACTTCTACCAAAACCTTTACTGATTAGAGCGATACTTATCGGAATACTTTTACAAGTAGGATATCAATCTGCATATTTCTTGGCGCTGAATTATAAAATAACTCCTGGTGTCCTAGCAATCATTTTAGGCCTCCAGCCAATTCTAACTCCAATGTTCGCAAATGAAAAAATCGGCAGGCTTGGGTATTTTTATCTGAGCCTTGGTTTAGTTGGTTTAATAACTGCAATATTAGGGGCTCGTGAAATTGGGGCCGTAACTGGACTCGGCCTGCTTTTTGGACTAATTTCCGTGGTTGCTATAAGTATTGGCTCAGTCATGCAGAAGCGATCTGTAATTAACCCTATTGCCTCAGCATTCTATCAAACTCTAACTGCGTCTTTCGTGTTTTTAGCAGCACTTCCATTCACCACGTTAAAACTGAATTTAACTCCCGAATTTATATTTTCTGCCAGCTGGATGATAGTTGTAGTTTCGACACTAGCAGTCCTCCTGTTATTTCGTATGCTGGCAAAGGATTCAGCAAGCAAGGTAGGTGTACTTTTTTACATGGTGCCGGTGGTTACGATTTTATTGGATTATTTAACGTTTGGTAATACAGTTTCGTGGATTACATTCGCCGGAGCTCTACTAATTATCATAGCCGTTAAAGGATTCGGCAAAGTTCACTTCACAAATGCTCCATCCCTATCCATTCAAACGAAAAAAACTTCCTCCTAA
- a CDS encoding aspartyl/asparaginyl beta-hydroxylase domain-containing protein, producing MASKIIGKIKVDDCDLEKDIKYLNSVTKQPEEYDEFGQGYWKNLSLYNASGDASDTQYRNTDKCLPTEYATQCPSIQKLVQQHFKLDNLKMIRARSLVDGLVIPHRDFVELDKKITYFRVFVALEKNEEAFHSDEHGVFQMKTGEVWFLDAGISHAAVNFGLKSRMFLCLDFMYEGEFEYTDIFTDRSVLEDYRSSFYISRKPFINSQKEELISATSKILDRFTFKDVVFALSKYHFIYDLPVSSCYDWIISAAEQKNNIEIIKKAKSLRKYLIEKRDMDERYSINDWNI from the coding sequence GTGGCATCGAAAATTATAGGAAAAATCAAGGTAGATGACTGTGATCTCGAGAAAGATATTAAGTATCTGAACTCAGTCACTAAGCAACCAGAGGAATATGACGAGTTCGGGCAGGGATACTGGAAAAATCTGTCGCTATATAATGCAAGCGGCGATGCTAGTGACACCCAATACCGAAACACCGATAAATGCTTACCTACTGAGTATGCGACTCAGTGCCCTAGCATCCAAAAACTTGTTCAGCAGCACTTCAAGCTTGACAATCTCAAGATGATTCGAGCCAGAAGCCTCGTGGATGGATTAGTTATACCGCATCGGGACTTCGTTGAATTAGATAAGAAAATCACCTACTTTCGAGTATTTGTAGCACTTGAAAAAAATGAGGAGGCCTTTCATTCAGACGAACATGGTGTCTTCCAAATGAAAACAGGAGAGGTTTGGTTTCTAGACGCCGGTATCAGCCATGCGGCTGTTAACTTCGGGCTGAAAAGTCGGATGTTCCTTTGCTTGGACTTCATGTACGAGGGTGAGTTTGAATATACGGATATTTTCACCGACCGATCTGTACTTGAAGACTATCGCAGCTCGTTTTATATTTCTCGCAAACCTTTCATAAATTCACAAAAAGAAGAACTTATATCTGCAACCTCAAAGATCTTAGATCGCTTCACGTTCAAAGACGTAGTATTTGCTCTCTCAAAATATCATTTTATTTATGACCTACCTGTATCGTCTTGCTACGACTGGATCATTAGCGCAGCAGAGCAAAAAAACAATATTGAAATCATCAAAAAAGCGAAATCGTTACGCAAGTATCTCATTGAAAAAAGAGATATGGATGAGCGCTACTCAATAAACGACTGGAACATCTAG
- a CDS encoding LysR substrate-binding domain-containing protein translates to MNLDMNQLRSFVTVAELRSFSKASQKLCRVQSAVSQQIQKLEGSLGSDLFIRGGRSLELTAHGDRMLAYAVKILEVNDQAVAKLTDKSYAGIVRVGSSDTYASSYFSEIIKCCSDRFPDIEIEVHCGYSNELWQSYEAGELDVVLTQGCPASIPSELLHSEPLTWVSARDSLVFEKEPIPLALFTKGCGDRDLILSALNRVGKPYRISYHSTSHSGIVAALSSGCYVSAVLLSTVGEEFRILGEAEDFPVIGNLDISLAYRDKSKTSLAGLFADISRSYFQSLSAANFIYSAERTQAG, encoded by the coding sequence ATGAATTTAGACATGAATCAGCTGCGATCGTTTGTAACTGTTGCCGAGCTTAGAAGTTTTTCGAAAGCATCTCAGAAATTATGCCGTGTGCAGTCCGCAGTGAGTCAACAAATTCAAAAGCTTGAAGGTTCGCTAGGCTCAGACCTTTTTATCAGGGGAGGGCGTAGCCTTGAGCTGACGGCTCATGGGGATCGCATGTTGGCATATGCGGTGAAGATTTTAGAAGTTAACGATCAGGCTGTGGCAAAGCTGACAGATAAATCTTACGCAGGAATTGTTAGAGTAGGTTCTTCAGATACATACGCATCCAGCTACTTTTCTGAAATTATAAAATGCTGTTCGGATCGTTTTCCTGACATTGAGATTGAAGTTCACTGCGGATATAGCAATGAGCTCTGGCAGAGCTACGAGGCTGGTGAACTTGATGTGGTGCTGACGCAGGGCTGTCCTGCTAGCATTCCCTCAGAGTTACTACATTCAGAGCCTTTGACATGGGTTAGTGCTCGAGATAGCTTAGTTTTTGAGAAAGAACCAATCCCACTGGCTCTTTTCACTAAGGGGTGCGGAGATAGGGATTTAATATTGAGTGCCCTTAATCGAGTAGGAAAACCTTATAGAATCAGTTACCACAGTACAAGTCATTCCGGTATTGTTGCGGCTTTGTCATCGGGTTGTTATGTTTCAGCGGTTTTGTTGAGCACCGTAGGTGAAGAGTTTCGCATACTAGGAGAGGCTGAGGATTTCCCAGTCATAGGTAACCTGGATATTTCACTTGCGTATCGTGATAAGTCAAAAACTTCGCTTGCTGGCCTATTCGCGGATATATCGCGAAGTTACTTTCAATCTTTGAGCGCGGCGAATTTTATTTATAGTGCTGAAAGAACACAGGCGGGCTGA
- a CDS encoding accessory factor UbiK family protein, translating to MLAPKDFLDAVSGHASRLLNGETPVQRNEIETQFKALLQSGFSKLDLVSREEFDSQMIVLARTRARLEALEAKMAEMEAQLAKQPKAAGAEQQD from the coding sequence ATGCTCGCGCCCAAAGATTTTCTCGATGCCGTCAGCGGCCACGCTTCACGTTTGCTCAACGGCGAAACCCCGGTACAGCGCAACGAAATCGAGACCCAGTTCAAAGCCCTCCTGCAAAGCGGTTTCAGCAAACTGGATCTGGTCAGCCGGGAAGAATTCGACAGCCAGATGATCGTCCTTGCCCGCACCCGCGCACGCCTTGAGGCACTGGAAGCGAAGATGGCAGAGATGGAAGCGCAGTTGGCGAAGCAGCCGAAAGCGGCAGGGGCTGAGCAGCAGGATTAA